One genomic region from Actinocatenispora thailandica encodes:
- a CDS encoding aldo/keto reductase family protein has translation MEHRRLGGSGLQVSAVTYGNWLTHGKDTERVARECVAAALDAGITTFDTADVYGAPDYGAAEEVLGGALASVRRAGYVLCTKVCGRTGPGANDQGLSRKHILESCDASLRRLGTDHIDLYQAHRYDDGTPLEETMVAFADLVRQGKVGYLGTSEWRPDQIEAAAALAAELRVPLISNQPQYSMLWRVIEPEVVPTCERLGIGQIVWSPVAQGVLTGKYLPGQPLPAGSRATQERGGRFVGRYLGDAVLSAVQRLRPIADEHGLTLAQLAIRWVLTNPAVSSAILGASRPEQVRDNAVAAGAVLDADTLARIDAAFVDPDLGDLVERDPGKIATPFAVRDGWQRG, from the coding sequence ATGGAACATCGGAGACTGGGTGGTAGCGGGTTGCAGGTCAGCGCCGTCACGTACGGCAACTGGCTGACCCACGGCAAGGACACCGAGCGGGTGGCGCGGGAGTGCGTCGCCGCCGCGCTCGACGCCGGCATCACCACGTTCGACACCGCCGACGTGTACGGCGCGCCCGACTACGGCGCCGCCGAGGAGGTGCTGGGCGGTGCGCTGGCGTCGGTGCGCCGGGCCGGCTACGTGCTGTGCACCAAGGTGTGTGGCCGCACCGGGCCGGGCGCGAACGACCAGGGCCTGTCCCGCAAGCACATCCTGGAGAGCTGCGACGCCTCGCTGCGCCGGCTCGGCACCGACCACATCGACCTGTACCAGGCGCACCGGTACGACGACGGCACGCCGCTGGAGGAGACCATGGTCGCGTTCGCCGACCTGGTACGGCAGGGCAAGGTCGGCTACCTCGGTACCTCGGAGTGGCGGCCGGACCAGATCGAGGCGGCCGCCGCGCTCGCCGCCGAGCTGCGGGTGCCGCTGATCTCCAACCAGCCGCAGTACTCGATGCTCTGGCGGGTGATCGAGCCCGAGGTGGTGCCGACCTGCGAGCGGCTCGGCATCGGCCAGATCGTCTGGTCGCCGGTCGCGCAGGGCGTGCTGACCGGCAAGTACCTGCCGGGCCAGCCGCTACCCGCGGGCAGCCGGGCGACCCAGGAGCGCGGCGGCCGGTTCGTCGGCCGGTACCTGGGCGACGCCGTGCTGTCCGCCGTGCAGCGGCTGCGGCCGATCGCCGACGAGCACGGGTTGACGCTGGCGCAGCTGGCGATCCGCTGGGTGCTGACGAACCCGGCGGTGTCCAGCGCGATCCTCGGCGCCTCCCGGCCGGAGCAGGTGCGCGACAACGCGGTGGCGGCCGGCGCGGTGCTGGACGCGGACACGCTGGCCCGCATCGACGCCGCGTTCGTCGACCCCGACCTCGGCGACCTGGTCGAACGCGATCCCGGCAAGATCGCCACCCCGTTCGCGGTCCGGGACGGCTGGCAGCGCGGCTGA
- a CDS encoding LysR family transcriptional regulator produces MTNAELDLRLVRCFVVVATHRHFGRAATELHLTQSSLSRQIRRLEQGVGARLLDRSPQGTALTEAGAVFLPLARSMLAAAAKAVARTRAAADPSRVTIGFTTNIIVTPAVRELRRRHPDAEIATRHLNLDEPRAALLDHRVDAVVTRLPLAPDGLHVTILYDEPRALLLPADHRLAGRRSVTLADIADEPVTRAADPEWDAFWRIDPRPDGSPAPDGPYIESVEDKIELVAAGAAVAIVPVVNGIEMLRADLTVVPLDGVEPSHVVLATRAGDRNRLVADFAGCARTLPAPPKR; encoded by the coding sequence ATGACGAACGCCGAGTTGGACCTGCGGCTCGTCCGGTGCTTCGTGGTGGTCGCCACGCACCGCCACTTCGGCCGCGCCGCGACCGAGCTGCACCTGACCCAGTCGTCGCTCAGCCGCCAGATCCGGCGGCTGGAGCAGGGCGTCGGGGCGCGGCTGCTGGACCGTTCGCCGCAGGGCACCGCGCTCACCGAAGCCGGTGCCGTGTTCCTGCCGCTGGCCCGCTCGATGCTGGCCGCGGCGGCGAAGGCGGTGGCCCGGACCCGGGCCGCGGCCGACCCGAGCCGGGTCACGATCGGCTTCACCACGAACATCATCGTCACCCCGGCCGTCCGCGAGTTGCGCCGCCGGCACCCGGACGCCGAGATCGCAACCCGCCACCTGAACCTGGACGAGCCGCGGGCCGCCCTGCTGGACCACCGGGTCGATGCCGTCGTCACCCGGTTGCCGCTGGCGCCGGACGGGCTGCACGTGACGATCCTGTACGACGAGCCGCGGGCGCTGCTGCTGCCGGCCGACCACCGACTCGCCGGCCGCCGGTCGGTCACGCTCGCCGACATCGCCGACGAGCCGGTGACCCGGGCGGCCGACCCCGAGTGGGACGCGTTCTGGCGCATCGACCCGCGCCCGGACGGCAGCCCGGCACCGGACGGCCCGTACATCGAGTCGGTCGAGGACAAGATCGAACTCGTCGCGGCCGGTGCGGCGGTGGCCATCGTGCCCGTCGTGAACGGTATCGAGATGCTCCGGGCCGATCTGACCGTGGTGCCGCTGGACGGGGTGGAGCCGAGCCACGTGGTACTCGCGACCCGGGCCGGCGATCGCAACCGGCTGGTGGCCGACTTCGCCGGGTGCGCCCGCACCCTGCCGGCCCCGCCGAAACGGTGA
- a CDS encoding saccharopine dehydrogenase NADP-binding domain-containing protein gives MNEIWILGATGRTGRAIAARLAASATPVLVGRDRARLAALADTFPGPARVVPAGSVDEAAARLRDAAPPVVVNTIGPFTSTMPAVVAALPPGTHYVDLANELPAVAGLLDRHDDAVAGRHCLVTGGGYGVLGTESVVRRLCADRPTPARVRVDAVPMVRNEPGRLGPALAASIVDGLAAGGLRYERGRLVRTRLGNDPARLTLPDGTTARTAGVPTGELVAAQRASGAPAVVAASSMAPSGTAARAVLPAVTALLSRPSIGGFAKRRLARVQVADRPPARPFTWAHARAWWSDGSSREGWLRAGDAMAFTVATAATLAERLAAGAGRPGAYTPAALFGPDLAVTAGAEFLLDPARTAD, from the coding sequence ATGAACGAGATCTGGATCCTCGGCGCGACCGGCCGGACCGGCCGCGCCATCGCCGCCCGACTGGCCGCCAGCGCCACCCCGGTACTGGTCGGGCGGGACCGGGCGCGCCTCGCGGCGCTGGCCGACACGTTCCCCGGGCCGGCCCGGGTGGTACCTGCCGGATCGGTCGACGAGGCAGCCGCCCGGCTGCGGGACGCCGCGCCGCCGGTCGTGGTGAACACGATCGGCCCGTTCACCAGCACCATGCCGGCGGTCGTCGCGGCGCTGCCGCCCGGCACCCACTACGTCGACCTGGCGAACGAGCTGCCCGCGGTCGCCGGGCTGCTCGACCGGCACGACGACGCCGTCGCCGGCCGGCACTGCCTCGTCACCGGCGGCGGCTACGGCGTGCTCGGCACCGAAAGCGTGGTACGCCGGTTGTGCGCGGACCGGCCGACCCCCGCCCGGGTCCGCGTCGACGCGGTACCCATGGTGCGCAACGAACCCGGCCGGTTGGGGCCGGCGCTCGCCGCGAGCATCGTCGACGGCCTCGCCGCCGGCGGACTCCGGTACGAGCGGGGCCGGCTGGTGCGGACCCGGCTCGGCAACGACCCGGCCCGGCTGACCCTCCCGGACGGTACGACCGCGCGCACCGCCGGCGTGCCGACCGGCGAGCTGGTGGCCGCGCAGCGGGCCAGCGGCGCCCCGGCGGTGGTGGCCGCGTCGAGCATGGCGCCGTCGGGTACGGCGGCCCGGGCGGTGCTGCCGGCCGTGACGGCGCTGCTGTCCCGGCCGTCGATCGGCGGCTTCGCGAAGCGCCGGTTGGCCCGCGTCCAGGTCGCCGACCGGCCGCCGGCCCGCCCGTTCACCTGGGCGCACGCCCGCGCCTGGTGGTCGGACGGCAGCAGCCGGGAGGGGTGGCTGCGGGCCGGCGACGCGATGGCGTTCACCGTGGCTACCGCCGCGACGCTGGCCGAACGGCTCGCGGCCGGCGCCGGCCGCCCCGGTGCGTACACCCCGGCCGCGCTGTTCGGTCCCGACCTCGCCGTCACCGCGGGCGCCGAGTTCCTCCTCGACCCCGCGCGCACAGCGGACTGA
- a CDS encoding Hsp70 family protein, producing MRLPPVVSTGLGRNGARQASKAGRQVHDDFRLGIDYGTSNTVAVLAWPDGRARPLLFDGSPVLPSAVCAGADGTLITGQEAARAARLAPERFEPNPKRRIDELDVLLGDRTYPLSELVAATLRRVAAEATRIAGAPVADVTITHPVEWGPARRALLTEAADRAGLSRPTLVPEPVAAATYFVDVLDHRVPVGHGVVVYDLGGGTFDACVVRRGADGFEPLSYQGLDDIGGVDLDALVVEIVGQVAGAQAPDEWQRLAHPSNPAELRHSRTLWEDARLAKEALSRQNTAGIFVPLVDRDVHVTREQFESAARAALTRTAEATLSAIRQARITPADVAGLFLVGGSTRVPMAATLLHQRVGLAPIALEQPEIVVAEGALHHRTATGTAAPATLLGPYPPRPAPGGLGDPGPVSAVPDAPGQVSAGPGGAGATSGWPGGPVAGVHGDHSQAWRAPDGAAPVSAMPGAASPVSAPALSSTPPAAMAYQAGTPSPVPAASVPGASVSGSPAPNAGGAGPARPAASAHTLRRRRRLGLVLGICVTVLLLVAIAAGAIYEQRNAPRALPADLRSHACKYIDMTPLYTKFGVPKPSAKPVPNGHSGTDLCSLDTIGKGRPKIDVSGVTFNVDSQGSRTSGEYTDFVAAMRLNHDYPVKKLSIGDEAVVGPLPDFIAAQNTGAPSPAPSGPAGDGVGYGLEIVVRKADYLILIEVDLDFGEWLEGAPRPTIPRERLDTEADALAQVARASLRKVSAVMH from the coding sequence GTGCGCTTGCCCCCGGTGGTATCAACGGGCCTGGGTCGGAACGGCGCCCGGCAGGCGAGCAAGGCGGGGAGACAGGTGCACGACGATTTCCGGCTCGGCATCGACTACGGCACGTCCAACACCGTCGCCGTCCTCGCCTGGCCGGACGGTCGCGCCCGGCCGCTGCTGTTCGACGGATCCCCGGTGCTGCCCTCGGCGGTGTGCGCCGGCGCGGACGGCACGCTGATCACCGGCCAGGAAGCGGCGCGCGCCGCCCGCCTCGCACCGGAGCGGTTCGAGCCGAACCCGAAACGCCGCATCGACGAACTCGACGTGCTGCTCGGCGACCGCACCTACCCGCTGAGCGAGCTGGTCGCGGCGACGCTGCGTCGGGTGGCCGCGGAAGCGACCCGCATCGCCGGCGCGCCGGTCGCCGACGTCACCATCACCCACCCGGTCGAGTGGGGTCCGGCCCGGCGCGCGCTGCTGACCGAGGCCGCCGACCGCGCCGGACTGTCCCGGCCGACGCTGGTGCCCGAGCCTGTCGCCGCCGCCACCTACTTCGTCGACGTGCTGGACCACCGGGTGCCGGTCGGCCACGGTGTCGTCGTGTACGACCTGGGCGGCGGCACGTTCGACGCGTGCGTCGTCCGCCGCGGCGCCGACGGCTTCGAACCCCTCTCCTACCAGGGGCTCGACGACATCGGCGGCGTCGATCTCGACGCGCTGGTCGTCGAGATCGTCGGTCAGGTTGCCGGGGCGCAGGCACCGGACGAGTGGCAGCGGCTGGCGCACCCGAGCAACCCGGCCGAGCTGCGCCACTCCCGGACCCTGTGGGAGGACGCCCGGCTGGCCAAGGAGGCGCTGTCCCGGCAGAACACCGCCGGCATCTTCGTCCCGCTGGTCGACCGGGACGTGCACGTCACCCGGGAACAGTTCGAGTCGGCTGCCCGCGCGGCGCTGACCCGTACGGCCGAGGCGACGCTGTCGGCGATCAGGCAGGCCCGGATCACCCCCGCCGACGTCGCCGGCCTCTTCCTCGTCGGCGGATCCACCCGGGTACCGATGGCGGCGACGCTGCTGCACCAGCGGGTCGGCCTCGCGCCGATCGCACTGGAACAGCCCGAGATCGTCGTCGCCGAGGGCGCCCTGCACCACCGCACCGCCACTGGCACCGCGGCGCCGGCCACCCTGCTCGGGCCGTACCCGCCGCGGCCGGCGCCGGGCGGCCTCGGCGATCCGGGCCCGGTCTCCGCCGTGCCCGACGCCCCGGGGCAGGTGTCGGCCGGGCCCGGCGGCGCCGGCGCGACGTCGGGCTGGCCCGGTGGCCCGGTGGCCGGGGTGCACGGCGACCACAGCCAGGCGTGGCGAGCCCCCGATGGGGCCGCACCGGTGTCGGCGATGCCGGGTGCCGCGTCTCCCGTGTCCGCGCCCGCGCTGTCGTCGACGCCGCCCGCTGCCATGGCGTACCAGGCGGGGACGCCCTCGCCAGTGCCGGCCGCCTCGGTGCCGGGTGCCTCGGTTTCGGGCTCCCCGGCGCCGAATGCGGGTGGTGCCGGGCCTGCGAGGCCGGCCGCGTCAGCCCACACCCTGCGCCGTCGTCGCCGTCTCGGTCTGGTGCTCGGGATCTGCGTGACCGTGCTCCTCCTGGTCGCCATCGCCGCCGGCGCGATCTACGAGCAGCGGAACGCCCCCCGCGCGCTGCCCGCCGACCTGCGCTCACACGCCTGCAAGTACATCGACATGACGCCGCTCTACACGAAGTTCGGGGTCCCGAAACCGAGTGCGAAACCCGTCCCGAATGGCCACTCCGGGACCGACCTGTGCTCGCTGGACACCATCGGCAAGGGCCGTCCCAAGATCGACGTCAGCGGGGTCACGTTCAACGTCGACTCGCAAGGCAGCAGGACATCCGGCGAGTACACCGACTTCGTCGCCGCGATGCGCCTGAACCACGACTACCCGGTGAAGAAGCTCTCGATCGGTGACGAGGCGGTCGTCGGCCCACTGCCCGACTTCATCGCCGCCCAGAACACGGGTGCACCATCGCCCGCGCCGTCAGGCCCGGCCGGCGACGGTGTCGGCTACGGCCTGGAGATCGTGGTGCGCAAGGCGGATTACCTGATCCTGATCGAGGTCGACCTCGATTTCGGCGAATGGTTGGAGGGGGCTCCCCGGCCCACCATTCCGCGAGAACGGCTCGATACCGAGGCGGACGCGCTCGCCCAGGTCGCCAGGGCGAGCCTCCGGAAGGTGTCCGCGGTGATGCACTGA
- a CDS encoding helix-turn-helix domain-containing protein encodes MRTVAFAVTDGMLSLELSMAHEVFGGGPATERYQVALCGPRPVPVGLFQVVPDGGLDRLRSADTVIVPGWADVDADPPADLVDAVRAAHAAGARVASLCTGAFVLAAAGLLDGRRATTHWAHTAALAARHPRVTVDPDVLYVDNGSVLTSAGKAAAMDLCLHLVRLDHGSAVANAVARRLVVPPHRDGGQAQFVTAPVPASDAVPLAGLFDWALARLDRPLTVTDLARRASMSPRNLGRHFRAATGTTPLQWLLSQRIRRAQELLERTDDGIDAIAAATGMGTAATLRRHFHRTVGVPPDTYRRTFTAPRTPVE; translated from the coding sequence ATGCGTACCGTCGCGTTCGCCGTCACCGACGGCATGCTGAGCCTGGAACTGTCGATGGCACACGAGGTCTTCGGCGGTGGGCCCGCCACCGAGCGTTACCAGGTCGCCCTCTGCGGGCCGCGCCCGGTGCCGGTCGGCCTGTTCCAGGTGGTCCCGGACGGCGGTCTCGACCGGCTACGGTCCGCCGACACGGTGATCGTGCCGGGCTGGGCCGACGTCGACGCGGACCCGCCGGCCGACCTGGTCGACGCGGTACGGGCGGCGCACGCGGCCGGCGCCCGCGTCGCGTCGCTGTGCACCGGCGCGTTCGTGCTGGCCGCGGCGGGGCTGCTGGACGGCCGGCGGGCCACCACGCACTGGGCGCACACCGCCGCGCTCGCCGCCCGCCACCCGCGGGTGACGGTCGACCCGGACGTGCTCTACGTCGACAACGGCAGCGTGCTCACCTCCGCCGGCAAGGCCGCCGCGATGGACCTCTGCCTGCACCTGGTACGCCTCGACCACGGTTCGGCGGTCGCCAACGCCGTGGCCCGTCGCCTGGTCGTACCGCCACACCGGGACGGCGGGCAGGCCCAGTTCGTCACCGCCCCGGTACCGGCATCCGACGCGGTGCCGCTCGCCGGCCTGTTCGACTGGGCGCTGGCCCGGCTGGACCGGCCGCTGACCGTGACCGACCTGGCCCGCCGCGCCAGCATGAGCCCCCGCAACCTGGGCCGGCACTTCCGGGCCGCGACCGGTACCACGCCGCTGCAGTGGCTGCTGTCCCAACGGATCCGCCGCGCCCAGGAACTGCTGGAACGCACCGACGACGGGATCGACGCCATCGCCGCGGCGACCGGCATGGGTACCGCCGCGACGCTGCGCCGGCACTTCCACCGCACCGTCGGGGTACCCCCGGACACCTACCGCCGCACCTTCACCGCTCCGCGCACGCCCGTCGAGTGA
- a CDS encoding saccharopine dehydrogenase family protein, translating to MNTNHQIAVYGAYGHTGRFVVAELRDRGFRPVLSGRDEHRLRALAAAHPGTEVRPAAVDDPAALDRALAGVAAVINCAGPFATTAGPVVEAALRAGIPYLDVAAEIEANLDTFRHFGDRARAAEAIVVPAMAFYGGLGDLLVSAVLAGETGADEVHVGYGLSSWHPTAGTRAAGVVSSRRRDGRRVRYQDGRLQYHDGQPTTLTWDFPAPIGSRTVLAEFTMADVVTVPSHLDVGEVCTYMTAEAARDIAAPDTPTPAAVDERGRSAQTFVVEALVRSRGTERRAVARGQDIYAVTAPLVVEAVRRVLGGETRTVGVASAGEIFDPAGFLRALADRGALDVSL from the coding sequence ATGAACACGAACCACCAGATCGCGGTGTACGGCGCCTACGGCCACACCGGCCGCTTCGTCGTCGCCGAACTGCGCGACCGCGGTTTCCGCCCGGTCCTGTCCGGCCGCGACGAGCACCGGCTGCGGGCTCTCGCGGCGGCCCACCCGGGTACCGAGGTGCGGCCGGCCGCGGTCGACGACCCGGCCGCGCTCGACCGGGCACTGGCCGGCGTCGCCGCCGTGATCAACTGCGCCGGGCCGTTCGCCACCACCGCCGGGCCGGTGGTCGAGGCCGCCCTGCGCGCCGGCATCCCCTACCTGGACGTCGCCGCCGAGATCGAGGCGAACCTGGACACGTTCCGGCACTTCGGCGACCGCGCCCGGGCCGCCGAGGCGATCGTGGTCCCCGCGATGGCCTTCTACGGCGGCCTCGGCGACCTGCTGGTCAGCGCGGTGCTGGCCGGCGAGACCGGCGCCGACGAGGTGCACGTCGGGTACGGGCTGAGCAGCTGGCACCCGACCGCCGGGACGCGCGCCGCGGGGGTGGTGTCGAGCCGGCGGCGGGACGGCCGGCGGGTGCGCTACCAGGACGGCCGACTGCAGTACCACGACGGCCAGCCGACGACCCTGACCTGGGACTTCCCGGCGCCGATCGGTTCGCGGACGGTGCTCGCGGAGTTCACCATGGCCGACGTGGTCACCGTGCCCAGCCACCTCGACGTCGGGGAGGTGTGCACGTACATGACCGCCGAGGCGGCCCGGGACATCGCCGCGCCGGACACCCCCACGCCGGCCGCCGTGGACGAGCGGGGCCGCTCCGCGCAGACGTTCGTGGTCGAGGCCCTGGTCCGCAGCAGGGGGACCGAGCGGCGGGCGGTGGCACGCGGGCAGGACATCTACGCGGTCACCGCACCGCTCGTGGTGGAGGCGGTACGCCGCGTTCTCGGCGGCGAGACCAGGACCGTCGGCGTCGCGTCGGCCGGCGAGATCTTCGACCCGGCCGGCTTCCTCCGGGCCCTCGCCGACCGCGGCGCCCTCGACGTGTCCCTGTGA
- the glmS gene encoding glutamine--fructose-6-phosphate transaminase (isomerizing) has product MCGIVGYVGARPACTVVVDGLRRLEYRGYDSAGVAVVADDEVRVVKRAGKLTNLTKALAELPPADRMRAAVSGIGHTRWATHGAPTDRNAHPHASADGRVAVIHNGIIENFARLRDELEAAGVELASDTDSEVVAHLLAAELARTAVPAGVGAGAAAVAAGGAAVGGRGTADEVAAPVGAGALDDGTAGALEDGAAGTGLVAAMRAVCARLTGAFTLLAVSVDEPGLVVGARRNSPLVVGVGAGEYFLASDVSAFIEHTRDAVELGQDQVVAITADGYQVTDFAGTPAVTQQYHVDWDAGAAEKGGYDYFMLKEIAEQPKAVADTLRGRLTEAGEITLDEVRLSDQDLRDVDKIFIVACGTAYHAGLVAKYAIEHWTRIPCEVELASEFRYRDPVLDRSTLVVAISQSGETMDTIMALRHAKVQKARVLAISNTNGSTIPRESDAVLYTHAGPEVAVASTKAFLTQLVACYLVGLHLAQVRGIKYADEVAAVVAQLTAMPSKVDEVLAIMEPVRELGRSLGSAPSVLFIGRHVGYPVALEGALKLKELAYMHAEGFAAGELKHGPIALIDNGTPVICVLPSPRGRAVLHDKMISNIQEVRARGARVVAIAEEGDTAVAPHADHVVYVPRTPTLLAPLVTTVPLQVLAAEIATTRGHDVDQPRNLAKSVTVE; this is encoded by the coding sequence ATGTGCGGCATCGTGGGGTACGTGGGAGCGCGGCCGGCGTGCACCGTCGTCGTGGACGGGCTCCGCCGGCTGGAGTACCGGGGGTACGACTCGGCCGGCGTCGCCGTCGTCGCCGACGACGAAGTCCGGGTGGTGAAGCGGGCCGGGAAGCTGACCAACCTGACCAAGGCGCTGGCCGAGCTGCCACCGGCCGACCGGATGCGCGCCGCGGTCAGCGGCATCGGGCACACCCGGTGGGCGACGCACGGCGCGCCGACCGACCGCAACGCGCACCCGCACGCCTCCGCGGACGGCCGGGTCGCGGTGATCCACAACGGCATCATCGAGAACTTCGCCCGGCTGCGCGACGAGCTGGAGGCTGCCGGGGTCGAGCTCGCCAGCGACACCGACAGCGAGGTCGTCGCGCACCTGCTCGCCGCCGAACTGGCTCGCACCGCGGTACCGGCCGGCGTGGGTGCCGGTGCCGCCGCGGTGGCCGCCGGCGGCGCGGCCGTCGGCGGCCGGGGCACCGCCGACGAGGTTGCCGCACCGGTGGGCGCCGGGGCGCTCGACGACGGTACCGCCGGGGCGCTCGAAGACGGTGCCGCCGGCACCGGGTTGGTGGCCGCGATGCGGGCCGTCTGCGCGCGGCTGACCGGCGCCTTCACCCTGCTGGCGGTGTCGGTGGACGAGCCCGGGTTGGTGGTCGGCGCGCGCCGCAACTCGCCGCTGGTCGTCGGCGTCGGGGCCGGCGAGTACTTCCTCGCCTCGGACGTGTCGGCGTTCATCGAGCACACCCGGGACGCGGTCGAGCTGGGCCAGGACCAGGTCGTCGCGATCACCGCGGACGGCTACCAGGTGACCGACTTCGCGGGCACCCCCGCGGTGACCCAGCAGTACCACGTGGACTGGGATGCCGGCGCCGCCGAGAAGGGCGGCTACGACTACTTCATGCTCAAGGAGATCGCCGAGCAGCCGAAGGCGGTCGCCGACACGCTGCGCGGCCGGCTCACCGAGGCCGGCGAGATCACCCTCGACGAGGTGCGGCTGTCCGACCAGGACCTGCGCGACGTGGACAAGATCTTCATCGTCGCGTGCGGCACCGCCTACCACGCCGGGCTGGTCGCGAAGTACGCGATCGAGCACTGGACCCGGATCCCGTGCGAGGTGGAACTGGCCAGCGAGTTCCGCTACCGCGATCCGGTGCTGGACCGCTCGACGCTGGTGGTGGCGATCTCGCAGTCCGGCGAGACGATGGACACCATCATGGCGCTGCGGCACGCGAAGGTGCAGAAGGCGCGGGTGCTCGCGATCTCCAACACCAACGGCTCGACGATCCCGCGCGAGTCCGACGCGGTGCTCTACACGCACGCCGGGCCGGAGGTGGCGGTCGCCTCGACGAAGGCCTTCCTGACCCAACTGGTGGCGTGCTACCTGGTGGGGCTGCACCTGGCGCAGGTGCGCGGCATCAAGTACGCGGACGAGGTCGCCGCGGTGGTCGCGCAGCTGACGGCCATGCCGTCCAAGGTGGACGAGGTGCTGGCCATCATGGAGCCGGTACGGGAGCTGGGGCGGTCGCTCGGTTCCGCGCCGTCGGTGCTGTTCATCGGCCGGCACGTCGGCTACCCGGTGGCGCTGGAAGGTGCGCTCAAGCTCAAGGAGCTGGCGTACATGCACGCCGAGGGGTTCGCCGCCGGCGAGCTGAAGCACGGCCCGATCGCCCTGATCGACAACGGAACCCCGGTGATCTGCGTACTGCCGTCGCCGCGCGGCCGGGCCGTGCTGCACGACAAGATGATCTCCAACATCCAGGAGGTACGGGCCCGCGGCGCCCGGGTCGTCGCGATCGCCGAGGAGGGCGACACCGCGGTCGCGCCGCACGCCGACCACGTGGTGTACGTGCCGCGCACGCCGACGTTGCTCGCGCCGCTGGTGACGACGGTGCCGCTGCAGGTGCTGGCCGCCGAGATCGCCACCACCCGCGGCCACGACGTCGACCAGCCCCGTAACCTGGCCAAGTCCGTCACCGTCGAGTAG
- a CDS encoding YciI family protein — MYILLLDYQKPLSEIDALLPEHRAYLDRYYADGTFVLSGRQVPRTGGAILARGVDRATLDKIINEDPFTRSGVARYRVVEVEPTRTAAGVDSVFG; from the coding sequence GTGTACATCCTGCTGCTCGACTACCAGAAGCCGCTGAGCGAGATCGACGCGCTGCTTCCGGAACACCGCGCCTACCTCGACCGGTACTACGCGGACGGCACGTTCGTCCTGTCCGGGCGGCAGGTGCCGCGGACCGGCGGGGCGATCCTGGCCCGCGGCGTCGACCGGGCCACGCTGGACAAGATCATCAACGAGGACCCGTTCACCCGGTCCGGCGTGGCGCGCTACCGGGTGGTGGAGGTCGAGCCGACCCGGACCGCCGCGGGCGTCGACTCCGTCTTCGGCTGA
- a CDS encoding DMT family transporter — protein sequence MSRRSLLLLLVLSATWGASYLFIDLSLRGLSAPVVVFGRLAIGAGVLGALARSTNRRPFAALRGDWPRITLFALFEMVLPYLLIAFGEGRIATGTASLLVSTQMLWLVLLTPLMVRGARVRAVQLAGVGVGLAGVAALVQPFGSAGPPDPVGAVLVTLAAASYAIGALLLGLLLPGRPTLPVTAAGQAVAAVLVAPVAAVSLPRAVPAAGTFGALAVLGVACTAGGFLLFNVLITRSGAGTASLVAYLAPVFSLAYGALALHEPFTVSAAAGLLLIVAGSALTVSRRRAVQPKTESTPAAVRVGSTSTTR from the coding sequence GTGAGTCGACGTTCGCTGCTCCTGCTGCTCGTGCTGTCCGCCACCTGGGGCGCCTCGTACCTGTTCATCGACCTGTCGTTGCGCGGCCTGTCCGCGCCGGTGGTGGTGTTCGGGCGGCTCGCCATCGGTGCCGGGGTGCTGGGTGCGCTGGCCCGGTCGACGAACCGGCGGCCGTTCGCCGCGCTGCGCGGTGACTGGCCGCGGATCACCCTGTTCGCGCTGTTCGAGATGGTGCTGCCGTACCTGCTGATCGCGTTCGGCGAGGGCCGGATCGCGACCGGTACGGCGAGCCTGCTGGTGTCCACCCAGATGCTGTGGCTGGTACTGCTGACCCCGCTGATGGTGCGCGGCGCCCGGGTGCGCGCGGTGCAGCTGGCGGGCGTCGGGGTGGGGCTCGCCGGGGTGGCGGCACTGGTGCAGCCGTTCGGCTCGGCCGGGCCGCCGGACCCGGTCGGCGCGGTACTGGTGACGCTTGCGGCGGCCAGCTACGCGATCGGCGCGCTGCTGCTCGGGCTGCTGCTGCCGGGTCGGCCGACGCTGCCGGTCACCGCCGCCGGCCAGGCGGTCGCCGCGGTACTGGTCGCCCCGGTCGCGGCGGTGAGCCTGCCGCGCGCGGTGCCGGCCGCGGGCACCTTCGGCGCGCTCGCGGTGCTCGGGGTGGCCTGCACGGCCGGCGGCTTCCTGCTGTTCAACGTGCTGATCACCCGCTCCGGCGCGGGCACCGCGAGCCTGGTCGCCTACCTCGCGCCGGTGTTCTCGCTGGCGTACGGGGCGCTCGCGCTGCACGAGCCGTTCACGGTGTCGGCGGCGGCCGGGCTGCTGCTGATCGTCGCCGGGTCGGCGCTGACCGTGTCGCGGCGACGGGCGGTTCAGCCGAAGACGGAGTCGACGCCCGCGGCGGTCCGGGTCGGCTCGACCTCCACCACCCGGTAG